GCCTGGGGGGACGAGGACGCCCCGGTGGACCCGCCGTCCCCTGCCTTGTCGAGCGCCGACTGGAGGGACTGCCGGTATCCGCCGCTGGTGTAGGTGGCTCCGGAGACGGCGTCGATGTCGGCGCTGCCCGCGGTGATGGCCGCCTGGTTGAGCTGGGGTACGGCGTTGTTGGTGATCTCGGTGCTGCGGCCGCCGCTGGGGGCCTGCACCGCCTCGGCCTTGGTGATCTTGTTGCCGGTGAGGGTGAGGCGGACCTGGACGGGCCCGTACTCGGTCTTGGCCACGGCGCCGACGACCGTACGGGCCCGGGAGGACGACTGCTGCGAGCCGCTGCCGCCCTGGGGCGACTCCTGCCCGGCCGCCGGCGGCTGGGGCACCGCTCCCCCCTGTGCCGAGGCCGCGGTAGGATCCGACGCCGGCTTCAGCGACAGCAGCAGGACGATCCCGGACACGGTGGCGGCGGTGGCGAGCATGACGCGCCGAATGGGGTGGCTCTTCTTCATCGCTCCTGACTCCCGTCGCTCACATCTCGAACGACTCGTGATGGATGCGGCGGGCGGGGACCCCCGCGCCGCGCAGTGCTTCGTAGACCTGCTGCGCGAAACCGGGCGGCCCGCACAGGAAGACGTCGTGGCGCTCGATGTCCGGCAGCTTCCGGCGCAGTGTGTCCGCCGAGATGTCCGGGCGCTCCCCGTCGGGGCTGTTCACCGCGTACATCAGGCGGGCCCCGCGCTCCTTGGAGATGGCGGCGAGCTCGTCCCACAGGGCCAGGTCCTGGGTGCTGTTCGCCCGGTACAGCAGCGTCAGGTCGCCGGACGCGCCGGGCAGCGTCTCGAAGAGCGCGCGCATCGGCGTGATGCCGACGCCGCCCGCCACCAGGAGCACCTTGCCGCGGCTGCGCTTGCCCGCCGTCAGCGCGCCGTACGGGCCCTCGGCCCAGACCCGGGTGCCCGGCTCCAGGTCGCGCAGCGCGCTGCTGTGGTCGCCGATCGCCTTCACCGTGATGCGCAGCATGTTGGGGCGGGGCGCCGCCGACAGCGAGTACGGGTGGCAGCTGAGCCGCATCCCCGGCGCCAGGAAGCGCCAGCGGAAGAACTGCCCGGCCTCCGCGCCGATCCGGTGCAGCTTCCGCCCGCTGATGAGCACCGACACGATGCCGGGCGTCTCCTCGATCACCGCCTCGACCCGCATCCGGTGCTTCACGTTGAGCTTGACCGGCACGATGATCCGGTACCAGATCACCAGCGCGGTCACCGACCCGTACAGCCCGTACCAGGCCGTCTTCGCGGTGGGCTCGACGGCGAAGTCGTTTCCGGTGGACAGCTGGTGCCAGAACGTCAGGAACACGGCCGCGTACGTCAGCAGATGGACGTGGTACCAGGTGTCGTACGGGATCAGGCGGCGGATCCCGCCGATGGAGATGAACCCGATGAGCACCAGCAGACCCGTGCCGATCGCCGCCTTGCCCATGTCCGGCAGCTGGTTGACCGAGTCGACGGTCTGCTGCACGATCCCGCCGAGCCCGTTGCCGGACTGCAGGGCGTAGCCCCACATGGTCAGGAAGAGGTGGGCGAGGACCAGGCAGATCGTGTACCGGCCGGTCATGGCGTGCCAGCGCGCGACCCGGTCGGAGCCGACCCGGCGCTCCAGGGCGGGCACCCGGGCCATCTGGAGCACCACGAGTGCCATCAGATAACCGGCGAGCAGCCCGGTGATCCGGCCCGCGTTGAGGATCTTGCTGTTGTTGTCGGCGATGGACGGGGTGTTGTTCCACCACAGCCAGATGACCCCGGCCGCGCCCGCCCACACGGCGAGCAGCAGCGGGACGGCCGGCGAGCGGCGAGGGCGGATACGGCGCATGGTCTGGCGCCGCGCGGCGCGGCCACCGGCGATCGTGGACACGGTTCCTCCGTGTTCGTCCGTGGAGACGGGGCATGGGGGGTGACCCCCTGGCCCAGAGATACGGTCCCGGACGGCCGTGCGTTCAGCGGCCTGGCGAGTCCGGTGTGAACGGGAGGGACTGGCGGTAACCGTCGCCGGTGTACGGGGCTCCGGAGACGCTCGGAGCGGCGCTCAGACGGCGGCGGGCGGAAGCGGAAGCGGCAGCCCGGGGAGGCCGTCCAGGCTCGTCGCGATGTGCTCCTTCTTCGCGAAGTACGCGTCCAGCGAGGCATCGTCCTCGCGCGCGAAGCGCTGGCGGTGCAGGTCGCGGTCCTCGTCGTACGACATGAAGGGGACCGCGTAGCCGCAGGTGTCGCGGACGAGTTCGGCCGTCACGACGATGATCGCGCGCAGGCCGTGCGGGGTCGGGTCGATGCCGGGGAAATGGGTGAGCAGTTCCTTGAAGCGCGGGTCGTCGCGGAAGACCGGCTCGCCGCGGCCGTGCACCCGGACGATGTTCGGCGGGCCCTGGAAGGCGCACCACATGAGGGTGATCCGGCCGTTCTCCCGCAGATGCGCGATCGTCTCGGCGTTGCTTCCCGCGAAGTCCAGGTAGGCCACGGTCAGTTCGTCGATCACGGCGAACGAGCCGGTGAGCCCCTTGGGGGAGAGGTTGACCGTGCCGTCCTCGGACAGGGGCGCGGTCGCGGTGAAGAAGAGGGGCTGCGCCTCGATGAACGTACGCAGGCGGCCGTCTATGCGCTCATAGGTCTTTCCCATGTCTAACGATTATTGGGCAAGGCCTTTCGTTTGTCTAAGGAATTGCGGGTTCCGTTGTCACTCGCCCCGCGCGTGGCCGTCACCCGCCCGGCGCATGACCGCATTGACGAATCATGCAGAGTCCTGCATACTCATGCATAACAGCGAATGCACTCTTGAGGAGAATCCCGTGACCGAGCGCGTCGTACTTGCCTACTCGGGCGGTCTGGACACCTCCGTCGCCATCGGCTGGATCGCCGAGGAGACGGGCGCCGAGGTCATCGCCGTCGCGGTCGACGTCGGCCAGGGCGGCGAGGACCTGGACGTCATCCGCAAGCGCGCGCTCGCCTGCGGTGCCGTCGAGGCCGAGGTCGCGGACGCCAAGGACGAGTTCGCCGATGAGTACTGCCTCCCGGCGATCAAGGCCAACGCCCTCTACATGGACCGCTATCCGCTGGTTTCCGCCCTCTCCCGGCCGACCATCGTCAAGCACCTCGTCGCCGCCGCCCAGAAGCACGGCGCCACCACCGTCGCCCACGGCTGCACCGGCAAGGGCAACGACCAGGTTCGGTTCGAGGCCGGCATCGTCGCCCTCGCCCCCGGCCTCAAGTGCATCGCCCCGGTCCGTGACTACGCGATGACCCGCGACAAGGCGATCGCCTTCTGCGAGGAGAAGAACCTCCCGATCGCCACCACCAAGAAGTCCCCGTACTCCATCGACCAGAACGTCTTCGGGCGCGCCGTCGAGACGGGCTTCCTGGAGGACATCTGGAACGCCCCGATCGAGGACATCTACGAGTACACCTCGAACCCGGCCGAGGCCCGCGAGGCCGACGAGGTGATCATCACCTTCAAGGAGGGCGTCCCGGTCGCCGTCGACGGCAAGCCCGTCACCGTGCTCCAGGCGATCCAGCAGCTCAACGAGCGCGCCGGCGCCCAGGGCATCGGCCGGATCGACATGGTCGAGGACCGGCTCGTGGGCATCAAGTCCCGCGAGGTGTACGAGGCTCCGGGCGCGATCGCCCTGATCACCGCCCACCAGGAGCTGGAGAACGTCACCGTCGAGCGCGAACTCGCCCGCTACAAGCGGCAGGTCGAGCAGCGCTGGGGCGAACTGGTCTACGACGGCCAGTGGTTCTCCCCGCTCAAGCGCGCCCTGGACGGCTTCATCAACGAGGCCAACCAGCATGTCAACGGCGACATCCGGATGACCCTGCACGGCGGCCGCGCGGTCGTCACCGGCCGGCGCTCCGAGTCGTCGCTGTACGACTTCAACCTCGCGACGTACGACACGGGCGACTCGTTCGACCAGGCCGCGGCCAAGGGCTTCATCGACATCTACAGCCTGTCGTCGAAGATCGCCGCACAGCGCCAATTGCAGGCATAGCCTGACGTAGACCTCGCGTAAGTAGCCTCGCGAGTACGAAGCGCGTACGACAGCCGCCTCCTCGCCGTACTGGTGGGGAGGCGGCAGCAGATGACCAGTCTTTGAGGAGCAGAGCAAGTGAGCAGCAACAGCGGTGACGTACGGCTCTGGGGCGGCCGTTTCGCCGACGGTCCCGCCGAGGCGCTGGCGAAGCTGTCCGCGTCCGTCCACTTCGACTGGCGGCTCGCGCCGTACGACATCGCGGGATCGCGTGCCCACGCGCGCGTGCTGCACAAGGCGGGCCTCCTCACCGAGGACGAGCTCACGCGGATGATCGCGGGCCTCGACCAGCTCGAAGCGGATGTCGCCGACGGCTCCTTCGTCGGCACCATCGCGGACGAAGACGTCCACACCGCCCTCGAGCGCGGCCTCCTGGAGCGCCTCGGCCCCGACCTCGGTGGCAAACTGCGCGCGGGACGGTCGAGGAACGACCAGGTCGCCACCCTCTTCCGCATGTACCTGCGCGACCACGCCCGCATCATCGGCGGCCTGATCGCCGATCTCCAGGACGCCCTGATCGGTCTGGCCGAGGCACACCCGGACGTCGCGATGCCGGGCCGTACCCACCTCCAGCACGCCCAGCCGGTGCTCTTCGCCCACCACGTCCTCGCGCACGTCCAGTCCCTGTCCCGGGACGCCGAACGCCTTCGCCAGTGGGACGAGCGGACGGCCGTGTCGCCGTACGGCTCGGGCGCGCTGGCCGGTTCCTCCCTCGGCCTTGACCCGGAGGCCGTCGCCCAGGACCTCGGCTTCGAGCACGGCAGCTCCGCCAACTCCATCGACGGCACGGCGTCCCGCGACTTCGTCGCCGAATTCGCCTTCATCACCGCGATGATCGGCGTCAACCTCTCCCGGATCGCCGAAGAGGTCATCATCTGGAACACGAAGGAGTTCTCCTTCGTCACCCTCCACGACGCGTTCTCCACGGGCTCGTCGATCATGCCGCAGAAGAAGAACCCGGACATCGCGGAGCTGGCGCGCGGCAAGTCGGGCCGTCTGATCGGCAACCTGACGGGCCTTCTCGCCACTCTCAAGGCGCTGCCCCTCGCGTACAACCGCGACCTCCAGGAAGACAAGGAGCCGGTCTTCGACTCCTGCGACCAGCTGGAGGTCCTGCTCCCCGCCTTCACCGGCATGATGGCCACGCTCACCGTCAACCGCGAGCGCATGGAGGAACTGGCCCCGGCCGGCTTCTCGCTCGCCACCGACATCGCCGAGTGGCTGGTCAAGCAGGGCGTGCCGTTCCGTGTCGCGCACGAGGTCGCGGGCGAGTGCGTGAAGGTCGCCGAGGCCGAGGGCAAGGAGCTGGACGGCCTCACGGACGAGCAGTTCGCGAAGATCAGCGCCCACCTCACCCCCGAGGTCCGCTCCGTCCTCAACGTCCCCGGTGCCCTCGCCTCCCGCAACGGCCGCGGCGGTACGGCGCCCAGTGCGGTCGCCGTTCAGCTCGCCGAGGTCAAGGCGGACGTGGCGGCCCAGCACCAGTGGGCGGACGCCAAGCAGTAGCAGGTCGCGTATCTCAGGGCCATCGCGGGTTACGTTGGTCGCAAGCCGTACCGGAGCCGACCGAACGGAGCCCGCGATGCCCTTCGCCCGCCTGGCAACAGCGACGACTCCCACCGCCCACATCGGCCTCGGCCTGGCCGCCGTGGGCCGCCCCGGCTACATCAACCTCGGCCGTGAGCAGGACCTCCCGGAGGGCCGCAGCGTCGACGCCCTGCGCGAGCGCACCCACGAACTCCTCGAAGCCGCCTACGCACAGGGCGTGCGCTACTTCGACGTGGCCCGCTCCTACGGCCGCTCCGAGGAGTTCCTCGCCGACTGGCTGAACGGCCGGCCCGACATCGACGACGTCGTCATCGGCAGCAAGTGGGGCTACACCTATACGGCGGACTGGCGCGCCGACGCCGAAGAAAACGAGGTCAAGGACCACAGCGTCGCCGCGTACGAACGGCAGCGCGGCGAGACGGCGGAGCTGCTCGGCGACCGCCTCGACCTCTACCAGATCCACTCGGTGACCCCGGACAGCCCGGCCCTCACCGACAAGGAACTCCACGCCAAGCTCGCCGAAGCGGCCGCGGGCGGTCTTTCGGTCGGCTTCTCCACCAGCGGGCCCCACCAGGCCGAGACCATCCGCGCCGCGCTCGCCGTCACGGTCGAGGGCGAGCCCCTCTTCCGTACGGTGCAGTCCACGTACAACGTGCTGGAGACCTCGGCCGCGCCCGCGCTCGCCGAGGCCCACGACGCCGGTCTCACGGTGATCGTCAAGGAGGGCATGGCCAACGGCCGGCTCGCGGAGCCGTACGCGCCGGACGCGCTCAAGTCCGTCGCCGCGGAGATCACCCTGGGCTGTGACGCGGTGGCCCTCGCGCTGATCCTGCGGCAGCCCTGGGCCGGCGTCGTCCTCTCCGGCGCGGCGACCGTCCTGCAGCTCGCCTCGAATCTGCATGCGGCGGTCGTCGACCTCGACGACAACCAGCTCGCGCGCCTCGACTCCCTCGTCGAGGATCCGCAGGCCTACTGGGAGCGGCGCGGACAGCTGCCCTGGCACTGAGAGAACCCCTGCGCCCGGGAGTGTGTGAGACCCGTACGCTTCTCATGAGACATGAATGTCTCATATGGACTACGCTTGTCTCATGGCTGTCGACCGTGAACATGTGCTGCGCAGCGCAGCCGCCCTGCTGACCCGCAAATCCACCGCCACCATGGACGAGGTCGCCAAGGCGGCCGGAATCAGCCGGGCCACGCTGCACCGCCAGTTCGCCGGGCGTGACGCGCTCGTACGGGCGCTGGAGGTGCTCGGCATCCAGGAATGCGAGGCGGCGCTGGAGGCCGCCCGCCTCGACGAGGGCACCGCTCAGGAGGCCCTGCACCGCCTGGTGAAGGAGCTCGAAAGCGCCGCCGGGCTGGTCGCCTTCCTCTACACCGAGAACCAGCTGTTCGAGGGCGAGGGGCAGCACGAGGGCTGGGCCCGGCTCGACGCGCGGATGGCCGCCCTGTTCCGGCGCGGCCAGGAGAGCGGCGAGTTCCGCATCGACCTCACCCCGGCCTGGCTCACCGAGGCGCTCTACGGGCTGATGGCCTCGGCGGCGTGGGCCGTGACCGAAGGCCGCGTCGCCGCCAAGGACTTTCACTACATGATCGTCGAGCTGCTGCTCGGCGGCGCACTACGGAGAGAGGAATCATGACCAGCACCCTGCGGCCGGCGTCCGTGACGCGGGAGACAGAGAGGCGGCCGGGCCGTTGGGCCGCGCTCGCGGTGCTGATCCTCGCCGTGCTCCTGGTGGCCGTGGACGCGACCGTCCTCGGCCTCGCGACCCCCCACATCAGTGAGGACCTGAAGCCCTCGGGCACGCAGCTCCTCTGGATCGGGGACGTCTACTCGTTCGTCATCGCCGGCCTGCTCGTGTCCATGGGCAGCCTCGGCGACCGTATCGGCCGCAAGAGGCTGCTGCTCGTCGGCGCCACGGCGTTCGGCCTGGTCTCCGTGCTCAACGCCTATGCCACGACACCGGAGTTGATGATCCTGGCGCGGGCGCTGCTCGGTGTCGCGGGCGCGACCCTGATGCCCGCCACGCTCGCCCTGATCCGCAACATCTTCCACGACCCGCGCGAGCGCAGCATGGCCATCGGCATCTGGGGCGCGACCGCCTCCGCCGGTGCGGCAGCCGGCCCGGTCGTGGGCGGCTTCCTGCTCGAACACTTCTGGTGGGGTTCCGTCTTCCTCATCAACCTCCCGGTGATGGTGGTCCTCGTGCTCGTCGGCAGCAAGCTGCTGCCCGAGTCGCGCAACCCGAACCCCGGCCCGTGGGACCTGAGCAGCGTCGTCCTCTCGCTCGTCGGCGTGATCGGCGTCGTGTACGCGATGAAGGAAGCCGCCGCGCACGGGCTGTCCTGGCAGCCTACGGCCACCGGTCTGGCCGGTGCCGTCGCCCTGTACTGCTTCGTGCGACGGCAACTCGCCCTGCCCACACCGCTGCTGGACGTGCGGCTGTTCCGCAACCGGGGGTTCTCCGGAGCCGTCCTCGCCGACCTGTTCACCGTCCTCGGGATGTCCGGACTCGTCTTCTTCCTCTCGCAGTATCTGCAACTCGTGCAGGGTAGAGGGCCGTTGGAGGCCGGGCTCGCCGAAGTCCCCGCCGCCTTGGGCGCGGTGGCGGCCGGTCTGGTCGCGGGCTCGGCCGCGCGGCGGTTCTCGGTGCGCGCCGTCGTCTCCGGCGGTCTCACCGCGGTGGGGCTGGCGCTCGGCGCGCTCACCCTGCTGAGCCAGTCCACCGGCTATCCGCTGCTCGGCGCCGCCCTGCTGATCGTCGGCCTCGGCGCGGGCTTCTCGTTCACCGTCACCGCCGACGTGATCCTCTCCAGCGTGCCCAAGGAGCAGGCGGGCGCCGCCTCCGCCGTCTCCGAGACGGCATACGAACTCGGCGCCGCCCTCGGCATCGCGCTCCTCGGCTCCATCGTGACCGGCGTCTACGCGGACTTCACCGGCCCGGCGGGTACGCCGGCCGCGGCGCACGAGTCATTGGGCGGTGCCGTGGAGGTGTCGGCGGGTCTGCCGACACACACCGCAGAGGCACTTCTTGGCGCGGCCCGTGAGTCCTTCGTCGACGGCCTCGCGATGGCAGCGGGCGCAGGCGCAGCGGTCCTGCTGGTCACGGCGGCGGCAGCGTGGTTCTTGCTGAAGGGACAGCGCCTGGAAAACGCCGGCCAGGGGAACGCCCCATAAGGGGCGCGGGGCTGTGACGATATGCGGCTCCGCCCCGTGGGCGCGACCAGCCCACGGACACCCGCGGTCGCCAGACGGCAGATCCCCAGTGGTCCTCTGCGAGCTTCGGTTTCCGCTACGCGGCTTTGGCCTTGGTGGCGTACATGTCCACGTACTCCTGCCCCGACAGCCGCATGACCTCCGTCATCACGGAGTCGGTCACCGCCCGCAGGACATAGCGGTCGCGGTCCATGCCCTCATAGCGCGAGAACTCCATGGGCGCGCCGAAGCGGACCGTGACGCGGCCGGGGCGCGGCATGCCGGCGCCGCCGGGCTGGATCTTGTCCGTGCCGATGATGGCGAACGGCACGATGGGCGCGCCGGTCATCATGGCCAGCCGTGCGATGCCGGTGCGGCCCCGGTAGAGCCGGCCGTCGGGGGAGCGGGTGCCCTCCGGGTAGATGCTGAAGACCTTGCCCTCCTCCAGCACCCGGCGGCCCGTCATCAGGGCCGCGACACCGCCGTGGCCGCCGTCCCGGTCGACCGGGATCATGCCGACGCCGGTGAAGAACCAGGCCATCAGCCGGCCCTTGAGGCCCTTGCCGGTGACGTACTCGTCCTTGCCGATGAAGAAGACCTGGCGGTCGCAGAAGAGCGGCATGATCATCGAGTCGATGAACGTGAGGTGGTTGCCGGCCAGGATGACCGGACCGTCGCCCGGGATGTGCTCCACGCCCTCCACCCGTGGGCGGAACATCAGGCGCATGATCGGTCCGAGCACTGCCTTGATGAGCGCGAAGCGGGACAACGGGCCCTCCGGTGTCAAGGGATCGGTATGAAGTCTGAGCAGGTGAGGACGATACCTCGCGGCCCCTGGGGTAGTGCACATCGGGCGCCCCGGGTTCACCCAGGTCTTACGCATTGTTGACCCACGTTTACCTGCGGTGGCGCGCGGTGAGCTGCCCCTAACACGGAGGCGACGATGTGACGCACATCGCGCGTGGCCGTATCGGGCGCCTACCCCGTGCGCGCGATCCGAAGCCCGACGGATCGCCACATCGCCTTCTCTGTACGGCCCGTACGCCTGTCCCGCACGGCCCACATGACATCCGGCGTCACCCGCGTGTTCCGTTCGGGGTATCCCGACCGCCATGTCCACCCCCCTACGATCGGCCCGCATGGACGACTGAGGACGGCAGAGGACGGCAGGAGGGCGCTCATGGAGACTCGGCAGCCGAACGAGCGAGCGGGCGGGACCGGACGGCGGATGCTCCTCGGAGCCGCGGTGCTCGGGGCGGGCGGAGCGGTCCTCGGCCTCTCCGGCACGGCGAGAGCCGACGAGCGGCACGGCGGCGGGGGTCTGAAGAGCCTGCCCGCGCCGACGGTCATCGGACACCGCGGGGCCAGCGGCTACCGCCCTGAGCACACGCTCGGTGCGTACCAGCTGGCCCTCGACATGGGCGCGGACATCGTCGAGGCGGGCGACCTGGTGCCCACCAAGGACGGTCACATCGTCTGCCGCCACGAGCCGGAGATCGGCGGCACCACGGATGTCGCGGCGCACCCCGAGTTCGCCGACCGCAAGACCACCAAGACCCTCGACGGGGTCGCCACCACCGGCTGGTTCACCGAGGACTTCACGCTCGCCGAGCTGAAGACCCTGCGTGCCGTCGAGCGCATCCCCGCCAACCGCCCGCACAACACCCTCTACAACGGCCGCTGGGAGATCCCCACCTTCGAAGAGGTGCTCCGCTGGCAGGACGAGCAGACCCGTAAGCGCGGCAAGCAGGTCTGGATCTACCCCGAGACCAAGCACCCCACCTTCTTCCGCAAGCTGGGCCTCGGCCTGGAGGAGCGGGTGGCCAAGCTGCTGCACAAGTACGGCAAGGACAAGTGGAACTCGCCGGTCATCCTCCAGTCGTTCGAGCCGACCAGCATCCAGCGGCTGAACAAGCTCGTCGACAACCCCCTGGTCGTCCTGCTCTCCAGCGCGACCAGCCGCCCCTGGGACTTCGTCGAGGCGGGTGACCCGCGCACGGTCGCCGACCTGATCACCCCCAAGGGCCTCAGGGAGATCGCCGGCTACGCGCAGGGCATCGGCCCGACCCTCGATCTGATCATCCCGAAGGACTCCAGCGGCAACCTCACCACGCCGACCAGGCTCGTGGCCGACGCGCACAAGCGGGGCCTGATCCTGCACCCGTACACCATGCGCAACGAGAACCCCTTCCTGCCCGCGAACTTCCGCAAGGGCACCGACCCGGACGCCTACGGGGACGCCTTCGGCGCCTTCAAGGCCTACTTCGAGACCGGCATCGACGGCGTCTTCACCGACAACCCGGACACCGCGCTGCTCGCCCGCGCGGACTTCGTCAACGGATGACCCCGTCACCCCGATGGGGGTGACAACCGGCCGCCCCGGCAACCTCGTGCCGGGGCGGCCGCGTCGTGCCGCATATGACACACGACATGGTTGCCACGCTGCGCCCGCTCCTCGCCGCCGAGGCCTCGGCCGAGGCCTATGCGTCCGGCGCCGAGCAGAGCGACCTGGAACAGGCCGTCTGGCTGCGCCTTCTGGAACGACTCGAGAAGGACCGCCCACCCGTGGACCCGCAGGGGTGGCTGCGCCGCGCCGTGCGCTCCGAGGCCCGCCGCAGCCGCCGTACCGCACGCCGTGAACTGCCGTACGGCTCCGAACCCGCCGACGACCGAGGGGCGGGCCCCGAGCAGGAGGCGATGACCGCCGACCGCCGTCGCACGCTGCACGCCGCCGTACGCCGCCTGCCCGGCCGCTGCCCGAACCTCATGGCGGCGCTGCTGTCCCCGGAGGACCTCACCTACCGGGAGATCGCAGGGGAGTTGGGTATCTCACAGGGCAGCCTTGGCCCGGAACGTTCCCGATGTCTGGGATGTCTGCGGCGATTGCTGACGGCGGAGGTTGCGGCTCGCTGACGGCGGGGATAGGAGTGAGGGACAACCGGCAGAACAGGTGAGCGGGAGGCATGCACACATGGGCATGAGCGTGACCATCTCGGGGGCGACCGAACAGGACGCCGAGCAGATCCTCAAGCTGCAGTACCTCTGCTACCAGAGCGAGGCCGAGCTGTACGGCGACTACGGCATCGAGCCGCTCACGCAGCCACTCGACTCCCTCAAGGCGGAACTGGCGGGCGGCACCGTCCTGGTGGCCCGGCTCGGGGAAGAGGTGGTGGCCTCGGTCCGCGGCGCCGTGGACGCCGACGGCACGGCCCGCATCAACAAGCTCATCGTCCACCCGCGCATGCAGCGCCACGGGCTCGGCGGACGCCTGCTCGCCGCGATAGAGGCACAACTCGCCGCGGACGGCGCGGCCAAGTCCTTCGAGCTCTTCACGGGCCACCGCAGCGAGCGCAACCTCCGCCTCTACCGCAAGCACGGCTACGCGCCGGTCTCCCAGGAGCGCGTCGACGACCGGCTGACGCTGGTGACGCTGGCGAAGGGCGCCGACGCGGGCGCGTTCGCGGCGAGCGCGTAGCGAACTCCGCCGCGTGGCGCGCCCCGTAAGGCGTGCGGG
This genomic interval from Streptomyces dengpaensis contains the following:
- a CDS encoding glycerophosphodiester phosphodiesterase, which codes for METRQPNERAGGTGRRMLLGAAVLGAGGAVLGLSGTARADERHGGGGLKSLPAPTVIGHRGASGYRPEHTLGAYQLALDMGADIVEAGDLVPTKDGHIVCRHEPEIGGTTDVAAHPEFADRKTTKTLDGVATTGWFTEDFTLAELKTLRAVERIPANRPHNTLYNGRWEIPTFEEVLRWQDEQTRKRGKQVWIYPETKHPTFFRKLGLGLEERVAKLLHKYGKDKWNSPVILQSFEPTSIQRLNKLVDNPLVVLLSSATSRPWDFVEAGDPRTVADLITPKGLREIAGYAQGIGPTLDLIIPKDSSGNLTTPTRLVADAHKRGLILHPYTMRNENPFLPANFRKGTDPDAYGDAFGAFKAYFETGIDGVFTDNPDTALLARADFVNG
- a CDS encoding RNA polymerase sigma factor; translation: MTHDMVATLRPLLAAEASAEAYASGAEQSDLEQAVWLRLLERLEKDRPPVDPQGWLRRAVRSEARRSRRTARRELPYGSEPADDRGAGPEQEAMTADRRRTLHAAVRRLPGRCPNLMAALLSPEDLTYREIAGELGISQGSLGPERSRCLGCLRRLLTAEVAAR
- a CDS encoding GNAT family N-acetyltransferase; this translates as MGMSVTISGATEQDAEQILKLQYLCYQSEAELYGDYGIEPLTQPLDSLKAELAGGTVLVARLGEEVVASVRGAVDADGTARINKLIVHPRMQRHGLGGRLLAAIEAQLAADGAAKSFELFTGHRSERNLRLYRKHGYAPVSQERVDDRLTLVTLAKGADAGAFAASA